In Spirosoma aureum, a single genomic region encodes these proteins:
- a CDS encoding BamA/TamA family outer membrane protein encodes MSFLANYLVRHSLIIPGLVLSLLIIGVSGANCYAAQGLLSDTTGIDEIRPATHLQDIADVFKHWFPRLPITPHDSSSLQEGKHFVLIIPQIGYTLQTRGLVAVVVNAAFRKPRANMSSMTVNLSYTQNNQVILMANSAIWSADNHFLWTNDWRLMHYPQATYGLGMFTSTDRVINMDYAYNRLYQSLLRRLAENFYAGVGYNLDLHWNIDSYNSRREVTRISRYPFGVVGRSISSGPTLHLLYDNRHNAINPSGGLYVNAVFRANMSALGSDETYQSLLVEARKYVHLPSRSDNILAFWSYNALTLDGDPPFLDLPSTGWDNSGNVGRGFIQGRFRGKKLLYAESEYRFHITNDRLLGGVVFANAQTVTEQTSGQFEKIVPAVGAGLRLKMNKISRTNLSVDYGFGFDGSSGLFFNLGEVF; translated from the coding sequence GTGTCTTTCTTAGCTAATTATCTTGTTCGGCATAGCCTTATTATCCCAGGCTTAGTACTTAGCCTGCTGATCATCGGTGTATCGGGAGCTAATTGTTATGCCGCCCAGGGACTCTTATCGGATACAACAGGCATAGACGAAATCAGACCGGCAACTCATCTTCAGGACATTGCCGATGTTTTCAAGCACTGGTTCCCGCGTTTACCGATCACTCCCCATGACTCGTCATCGTTGCAGGAGGGGAAGCATTTTGTGCTGATCATTCCACAAATCGGCTATACCCTTCAGACGAGAGGACTGGTAGCTGTGGTGGTTAACGCAGCTTTCCGAAAACCTCGTGCCAACATGTCATCCATGACGGTCAATCTATCCTATACGCAAAACAATCAGGTCATTCTGATGGCCAATTCAGCGATATGGAGTGCCGATAACCATTTCCTGTGGACCAATGACTGGCGATTGATGCATTACCCTCAGGCGACTTACGGATTAGGCATGTTCACCTCCACGGATCGGGTAATCAATATGGACTACGCCTACAATCGACTTTATCAGAGTCTATTACGACGGCTTGCCGAAAATTTTTATGCCGGAGTTGGCTACAATCTGGACCTCCACTGGAATATCGACAGCTATAATAGTCGCCGGGAAGTTACGCGCATTTCGCGGTATCCGTTTGGCGTTGTTGGCCGGTCCATATCGTCAGGGCCAACCCTGCATCTCTTATACGACAACCGGCACAACGCCATTAACCCGAGTGGTGGCTTGTATGTCAATGCTGTTTTCCGGGCTAATATGAGTGCCCTGGGCAGCGATGAGACCTATCAATCATTATTAGTTGAGGCCCGTAAATACGTTCATCTGCCATCGAGGTCAGATAATATTCTAGCTTTCTGGTCCTATAATGCACTGACGCTGGATGGTGATCCTCCATTTCTGGATTTGCCCAGCACAGGTTGGGATAATAGTGGCAATGTGGGGCGGGGATTTATTCAGGGCCGTTTTCGGGGCAAGAAACTGCTTTATGCCGAAAGTGAATATCGGTTTCACATAACGAATGACCGACTGTTGGGCGGTGTTGTCTTTGCCAATGCGCAAACCGTAACGGAGCAGACCAGTGGGCAGTTCGAAAAAATTGTTCCGGCCGTAGGCGCGGGGTTGCGCCTGAAAATGAACAAGATATCCCGTACAAACCTTTCCGTCGACTACGGCTTCGGCTTCGATGGTTCCAGTGGGTTATTTTTCAACTTAGGAGAGGTCTTCTGA
- the dapA gene encoding 4-hydroxy-tetrahydrodipicolinate synthase, with translation MDTKFHGVGVAIVTPFNADYSVDFDGFGRIIRHISDGGVRYIVLQGTTGESPTVTKQEKKQLLQYLKENNAKNLPIVFGVGGNVTADVVSGMKDIDFEGVDAILSVCPYYNKPGKRGVIEHFTRVADASPVPVILYNIPFRTGINMSAETICELAQHPNIIGVKEASCVIEQCMEIARDKPDDFLLISGDDVQAVPIISIGGVGVMSVIANALPAKFTAMIDAALQGDFAFAQKELGHFLRIDPLLYEEGNPVGVKNILEIMGLISAEVRLPLMKASDDLSERQKAVLQRDRLLELVA, from the coding sequence ATGGACACTAAATTCCACGGCGTCGGCGTCGCCATTGTGACACCCTTCAACGCTGACTATTCAGTCGATTTCGACGGCTTCGGCCGCATCATCCGGCACATTTCCGATGGGGGTGTCCGTTACATCGTCCTGCAGGGCACTACCGGCGAATCGCCAACGGTGACTAAACAGGAAAAGAAACAGTTGTTGCAGTATCTCAAGGAAAATAATGCGAAAAACCTTCCGATAGTATTTGGGGTCGGCGGCAACGTGACAGCCGATGTTGTTTCGGGAATGAAGGATATTGATTTTGAGGGCGTTGACGCGATTCTGTCGGTTTGCCCATACTATAACAAACCCGGCAAACGCGGTGTTATTGAGCACTTTACGCGCGTTGCCGATGCTAGTCCGGTTCCGGTTATCCTGTATAATATTCCGTTCCGGACGGGCATCAATATGAGTGCAGAAACAATCTGCGAACTGGCCCAGCACCCGAACATTATCGGGGTTAAAGAAGCATCATGTGTCATTGAACAATGTATGGAAATTGCCCGCGACAAACCCGATGATTTTCTGCTTATTTCGGGCGATGATGTGCAGGCCGTTCCCATTATCAGCATCGGTGGCGTGGGTGTTATGTCGGTTATTGCCAATGCATTACCGGCCAAATTTACGGCTATGATCGACGCGGCTTTGCAGGGCGATTTTGCGTTTGCTCAAAAAGAACTTGGCCATTTTCTGCGAATCGATCCACTGCTTTACGAAGAGGGTAACCCAGTTGGTGTCAAGAATATTCTGGAGATTATGGGTTTAATTTCAGCCGAAGTCCGGTTGCCCTTGATGAAAGCATCCGATGATCTGAGCGAACGCCAGAAAGCCGTGCTTCAGCGAGATCGGTTGCTGGAACTGGTGGCCTAG
- a CDS encoding alpha-amylase family glycosyl hydrolase — protein MKKLYMAISLSTLLLTMACRETKKSQTEASNPTDSTTVVAPPAPDWARNATIYEVNPRQFSAAGTFKAIELQLPRLKELGVDIVWMMPIYPISQKNKKGTLGSPYAVADYKAVNSEYGSLADFKSLVKRAHALGLRVILDWVPNHTGWDHVWVKEHPDWYTLIKGKMTTPVDPKTGKATDWTDVVDLNYDNPDMRKGMIDAMQYWIKECDIDGYRCDVAGFVPDDFWAQLRPELDKIKTVFMLAEWEDDPEQFKNCFNMNYGWAMFAMMKNIAQGKLPASSLDTLRASNQKRFPAWYYQMLFTQNHDENTNNGTLAESFGPSADAFIVLSSTLEGMPLVYNGMESNLNKRLAFFEKDPISWGTYAKSDFFKTLLTLKHRNRALWNGTSGGMAEKIVTDHDETIYAFSRQHENDRVTVLINLSGKPQTFRLSGQGYEGVYTEVFSRQPMELKQDMSLTLKPWDYKVLTN, from the coding sequence ATGAAGAAATTATACATGGCCATCTCACTCAGCACCCTGTTGCTGACAATGGCCTGCCGCGAAACTAAAAAATCGCAAACTGAAGCTTCCAATCCCACTGATTCCACAACTGTAGTCGCTCCACCTGCCCCCGACTGGGCCAGAAACGCTACTATTTACGAAGTCAATCCCCGCCAGTTTTCTGCCGCCGGCACATTCAAAGCCATTGAATTACAACTTCCCCGCTTAAAAGAATTAGGTGTCGATATCGTCTGGATGATGCCGATATACCCAATTAGCCAGAAAAACAAAAAAGGCACCCTTGGCAGTCCCTATGCCGTTGCTGATTACAAAGCCGTGAATTCAGAATACGGCTCACTGGCCGATTTTAAATCATTGGTAAAACGTGCTCATGCACTTGGTCTGCGGGTGATCTTAGACTGGGTGCCTAACCATACGGGCTGGGATCATGTCTGGGTGAAAGAACATCCAGACTGGTACACGCTCATAAAGGGAAAAATGACAACACCCGTTGACCCAAAAACCGGAAAAGCAACCGACTGGACCGACGTTGTTGACCTGAATTACGATAATCCGGATATGCGTAAAGGCATGATCGATGCGATGCAGTACTGGATCAAGGAATGTGATATCGATGGATACCGCTGCGATGTGGCCGGTTTTGTACCCGATGATTTCTGGGCTCAGCTTCGCCCGGAACTGGATAAAATCAAGACTGTATTCATGCTGGCTGAATGGGAAGACGATCCGGAACAGTTTAAAAACTGCTTCAACATGAATTACGGCTGGGCTATGTTCGCGATGATGAAAAATATTGCCCAGGGAAAACTTCCGGCTAGCAGTCTTGATACTCTGCGAGCCAGTAACCAAAAGAGATTCCCTGCCTGGTATTATCAGATGCTATTTACGCAGAATCACGACGAAAATACAAATAATGGTACACTGGCAGAATCATTTGGCCCATCGGCGGATGCCTTTATCGTGCTGAGCAGCACTCTGGAGGGAATGCCTTTGGTTTATAATGGAATGGAATCCAATCTAAATAAACGGCTGGCTTTCTTCGAAAAAGACCCCATTTCGTGGGGTACTTATGCCAAGAGTGATTTCTTTAAAACGTTGCTGACCCTTAAACACCGGAACAGAGCTCTCTGGAACGGCACGTCTGGAGGAATGGCCGAGAAAATTGTGACCGATCATGATGAGACCATTTACGCCTTTTCTCGTCAACATGAGAACGACCGGGTAACTGTTTTGATAAATCTGAGCGGCAAACCGCAAACATTCCGCCTGTCAGGACAAGGGTACGAAGGCGTCTATACCGAGGTATTCAGCCGCCAGCCAATGGAGTTGAAACAGGATATGTCCCTTACGCTCAAACCCTGGGATTATAAGGTTTTAACCAATTAA
- the rpe gene encoding ribulose-phosphate 3-epimerase — MNKPFIAPSLLAADFANLQRDLELINRSEADYLHFDVMDGVFVPNISFGFPILEAVRRHCQKPLDVHLMITQPDRYIDAFAEGGASVIHVHYEACTHLHRTLTHIRQMGCRAGVALNPHTPVAGLEDVLEQIDVVLIMSVNPGFGGQSFIPNTIRKVAKLKQLLAANRSSALIEIDGGVSQKNAPALLEAGADILVAGSSVFGAPDPLEAIRTLKDGHQPIIA, encoded by the coding sequence ATGAATAAGCCTTTCATTGCACCTTCGCTACTAGCCGCCGACTTTGCTAATTTGCAAAGGGACCTCGAACTAATAAATCGCAGCGAAGCCGATTATTTACATTTCGATGTAATGGACGGTGTGTTTGTTCCGAATATCTCGTTTGGCTTTCCGATTCTGGAGGCTGTTCGCAGGCACTGCCAGAAGCCACTGGATGTACACCTAATGATTACTCAACCCGATCGTTACATTGATGCTTTTGCGGAAGGGGGTGCATCGGTGATTCATGTCCATTACGAAGCCTGTACCCACCTTCACCGGACACTTACACATATCCGGCAGATGGGGTGTCGGGCGGGAGTAGCCCTCAATCCACACACACCCGTTGCTGGCCTTGAAGATGTGTTGGAACAAATCGATGTTGTGCTGATCATGTCTGTCAACCCAGGTTTCGGGGGGCAGTCGTTCATCCCCAATACCATCCGAAAAGTAGCAAAACTAAAGCAATTACTTGCTGCAAACCGCTCCTCTGCACTAATTGAAATTGACGGTGGTGTGAGCCAGAAAAATGCGCCGGCTTTACTGGAAGCAGGTGCTGATATACTTGTGGCTGGCAGTTCGGTTTTTGGAGCCCCTGACCCATTAGAGGCCATCAGGACATTAAAAGATGGACATCAACCCATCATAGCCTGA
- the ligA gene encoding NAD-dependent DNA ligase LigA — protein sequence MTPQEHIAELTDRLNYYNHQYYQNSVSAVDDFTFDQLLAELAALETQYPEYRRPDSPTARVGGTISKEFSTVYHRFPMLSLGNTYSEEDLVEFDNRIRKGLNGREYDYVCELKFDGVALSMTYENGVLVQGATRGDGVRGDDITNNIRTIRTVPLRVPRGGGEGQGRVDADHPVPPALFEVRGEGFLPLAEFERINKEREDIGEPLLANPRNAASGTFKQQDSAAVAKRRLDCYLYSFLSDSDVFRTHEESLIAMKNWGFNVSQTWRKCADIKEVMLYINEWETKRFDLPLGTDGIVIKVNRYDQQQELGFTAKSPRWAIAFKYKALAASTVLNGIRYQVGRTGAVTPVALLTPVLLAGTIVKRASLHNANEIERLGVMLNDTVFVEKGGEIIPKITGVDLNRRTDQSHPIVYPTTCPACNTPLVRKEGEANFYCPNEQGCPPQRQARFEHFIQRRAMNIESLGEGKIELLIDRGLVQTPADLYALTSADLLGIEKVFEDEETGKRRVVSFREKTVENILTAIERSKAQPFRNVLFALGIRYVGNTTAERLADYFGSMDAIMNASQEALLAVPDMGPRIAESVVEWFANVGNQGFVNRLRAAGLQLAGEKKEVEREGDTLEGKTFLYTGTFANFSREDLESRIAANGGKVLSGISKKLNYLIVGENAGPSKVEKAQKLNVPMISEDEFLAMLTV from the coding sequence ATGACACCCCAGGAGCATATTGCTGAATTAACTGACCGTCTGAACTATTATAACCATCAATACTACCAGAATAGCGTTTCTGCAGTAGACGATTTTACGTTCGATCAATTGCTGGCCGAATTAGCTGCTCTGGAGACCCAGTACCCCGAATACCGTCGGCCAGATTCGCCAACCGCCCGCGTTGGTGGAACCATAAGCAAGGAGTTTTCGACGGTTTATCATCGGTTTCCAATGCTTTCGCTGGGGAACACCTATTCGGAAGAAGATCTTGTTGAATTCGATAATCGCATTCGGAAAGGCCTGAATGGGCGAGAGTACGACTATGTCTGCGAACTGAAATTTGACGGTGTGGCCCTAAGTATGACCTATGAGAATGGAGTTTTAGTGCAGGGCGCAACGCGGGGCGATGGAGTTCGGGGTGATGATATTACCAATAACATTCGCACCATCCGAACCGTACCCCTGCGCGTGCCACGAGGAGGGGGTGAAGGGCAGGGGAGGGTGGATGCTGACCATCCAGTACCTCCGGCTTTATTTGAAGTTCGGGGAGAAGGTTTTTTGCCACTGGCTGAGTTTGAGCGGATCAATAAAGAGCGCGAAGACATTGGGGAACCGTTGCTGGCCAACCCCCGAAATGCAGCCTCAGGTACGTTTAAACAGCAGGATTCAGCAGCTGTGGCCAAACGGCGACTGGACTGTTACCTGTATTCTTTTCTATCGGACTCGGACGTATTCAGAACGCATGAGGAAAGCCTGATTGCCATGAAAAATTGGGGATTCAATGTTTCCCAGACCTGGAGAAAGTGTGCCGATATTAAAGAGGTTATGCTCTATATCAATGAATGGGAAACCAAACGGTTCGACCTGCCATTGGGTACTGATGGGATCGTTATCAAAGTAAACCGATATGATCAGCAGCAGGAACTGGGCTTTACGGCCAAAAGTCCACGCTGGGCTATTGCCTTTAAATACAAAGCTTTAGCGGCCAGTACCGTACTAAATGGTATCCGGTATCAGGTGGGTCGAACGGGAGCCGTTACGCCCGTTGCGCTGTTAACCCCTGTATTGCTGGCCGGAACCATTGTGAAACGGGCATCCCTGCATAACGCCAACGAAATCGAGCGGTTAGGCGTCATGTTGAACGATACCGTTTTTGTAGAAAAGGGGGGCGAAATCATTCCAAAAATTACGGGTGTTGACCTAAATCGGCGTACCGATCAAAGCCACCCTATTGTTTACCCGACTACCTGTCCGGCCTGCAACACACCGTTGGTTCGGAAAGAGGGTGAAGCCAATTTTTATTGCCCCAATGAACAGGGGTGTCCTCCGCAGCGTCAGGCTCGATTTGAGCACTTTATCCAGCGTCGGGCCATGAATATTGAAAGTCTCGGCGAAGGGAAAATCGAATTACTTATCGATCGTGGACTGGTACAAACACCCGCTGACCTATACGCACTGACCTCTGCTGATTTACTGGGTATTGAAAAAGTGTTCGAAGATGAGGAAACCGGTAAGCGCCGGGTCGTTAGTTTCCGGGAAAAGACCGTTGAGAATATTCTGACAGCTATTGAACGCTCAAAAGCGCAGCCATTCAGGAATGTGCTGTTTGCCTTGGGAATTCGCTATGTGGGGAATACAACAGCAGAGAGGCTAGCCGATTATTTCGGCTCGATGGATGCCATTATGAACGCGAGCCAGGAAGCCCTGCTGGCCGTTCCGGATATGGGTCCACGCATTGCCGAGAGCGTTGTCGAGTGGTTTGCCAACGTCGGGAATCAGGGCTTTGTCAATCGATTACGGGCGGCAGGTTTGCAATTGGCTGGTGAGAAAAAAGAGGTCGAGCGTGAAGGCGACACGCTGGAAGGGAAGACATTTCTGTATACTGGCACATTTGCTAACTTCAGCCGGGAAGACCTTGAATCCCGAATTGCAGCCAATGGTGGGAAAGTGCTTAGTGGTATTTCCAAAAAGCTCAATTATCTCATCGTTGGCGAGAATGCCGGGCCGTCGAAAGTGGAGAAGGCGCAAAAACTCAACGTACCCATGATTAGTGAAGATGAGTTTCTGGCGATGCTGACAGTATAA
- a CDS encoding carbohydrate binding family 9 domain-containing protein, with protein sequence MGFSSLHAQKKNESYQLHISRATSSIVVDGVVDELAWQAAEVATDFWMVLPMDTSRCKVRTDVRMTYDAQNVYLSAVCYHGNIEGPYIVESLRRDWAFAKNDNFIFFMDTFDDQTNGFTFGTNAAGAQWDGLLYEGGKANLSWDNKWTSVVRNYPDRYVLELAIPFKTIRYKRGISRWGINFSRQDLKTTEKSSWTPIQRQFPTASLALTGVLVWDQPPPQPGPNISIIPYALTGLTRNYEENTPTHSRFDAGLDAKVAVTSSLNLDLTVNPDFSQVDVDQQVTNLDRYELFFPEKRQFFLENGDQFTNFGYSTIRPFFSRRIGLGGVPIRFGARLSGKLNKDWRIGLMDMQTGRVDETGLPSQNFAVIALQRRIFARSNIGLMFVNKESLAHTPVTDKPTYTRFNRNIGLEYNLASANNFWSGKALYVKSFSPETNDPEQSGNDAVYAANLQYNTRRWLIGGQVESVGKNYTAEAGYVPRRGYERLMGTIGYTFLPTRSGVLSHGPTLTSTYFFDPAGRQSDNENYLSYIVTFRSKSVFTGWIATDYVRLLQPFDPTNSGQQTLSTGTEHYWTAWGTQFVSKPQSVFTYGFSSRYGGYYADGTRLNLTADIGYRFQPYVSLAASANYNDIRLPQPWGHTTFWLVGPRFDLTLTNKLYLTTFVQYNEQQKNMNVNARVQWRYKPASDFFLVYTDNYLPNSAQIGQDVPGFLSVKNRALVLKWTYWWNL encoded by the coding sequence ATGGGCTTTTCGTCGCTACATGCCCAGAAGAAAAACGAATCCTACCAACTGCACATCAGCCGGGCTACGTCTTCTATTGTCGTCGATGGAGTAGTTGATGAACTGGCCTGGCAGGCAGCCGAAGTAGCCACCGATTTCTGGATGGTCCTCCCGATGGATACGAGTCGCTGTAAAGTTCGCACGGATGTTCGGATGACTTATGATGCCCAAAATGTTTACCTGAGCGCTGTTTGCTATCACGGTAACATCGAAGGTCCTTACATTGTCGAATCGCTCCGGCGCGACTGGGCCTTTGCCAAGAATGACAATTTTATCTTCTTCATGGATACCTTCGATGATCAGACCAATGGCTTTACATTCGGGACTAACGCAGCCGGAGCCCAATGGGATGGTTTATTGTATGAAGGCGGTAAAGCGAATCTGAGTTGGGATAACAAATGGACATCAGTGGTACGAAACTACCCTGACCGTTACGTACTCGAACTGGCAATACCGTTCAAAACGATTCGGTATAAACGGGGAATTTCTCGCTGGGGAATCAACTTCAGCAGACAGGATTTGAAAACGACCGAAAAATCATCCTGGACGCCCATCCAGCGTCAGTTCCCGACGGCATCTCTGGCTTTAACCGGCGTTTTAGTATGGGATCAGCCACCACCACAGCCCGGACCCAATATTTCAATCATTCCGTATGCCTTAACCGGATTGACACGAAACTATGAGGAAAATACACCGACGCATAGTCGCTTTGATGCGGGTCTCGATGCGAAGGTGGCCGTTACCTCATCGCTGAATCTGGACCTGACGGTTAACCCCGATTTTTCGCAGGTCGATGTTGACCAGCAGGTTACGAACCTCGACCGGTATGAACTATTCTTCCCCGAAAAGCGTCAGTTCTTCCTGGAAAATGGCGATCAGTTTACCAACTTTGGCTATTCAACAATCCGCCCTTTTTTCAGTCGCCGGATCGGCCTTGGTGGGGTTCCCATTCGGTTTGGCGCCCGATTGAGCGGCAAACTCAATAAAGACTGGCGAATCGGGCTGATGGATATGCAGACGGGCCGGGTCGATGAAACGGGGTTACCTTCTCAGAACTTTGCCGTAATTGCCCTCCAGCGACGCATTTTTGCCCGCTCCAACATAGGGCTTATGTTCGTTAACAAAGAGTCGCTAGCCCATACACCAGTCACTGATAAGCCTACTTACACCCGCTTTAACCGCAATATTGGCCTGGAGTACAATCTGGCGTCGGCAAATAACTTCTGGTCGGGCAAAGCACTGTATGTCAAATCGTTCAGTCCAGAAACCAATGATCCTGAACAATCAGGTAACGATGCCGTTTATGCGGCCAACCTGCAATACAATACGCGCCGTTGGCTCATTGGCGGGCAGGTAGAATCTGTGGGCAAGAACTACACCGCCGAAGCGGGCTATGTGCCTCGCCGGGGTTATGAGCGTTTAATGGGAACGATTGGCTACACATTCCTGCCAACTAGGAGTGGTGTACTTAGTCATGGCCCAACGCTAACATCGACTTATTTTTTCGACCCGGCCGGGCGACAGAGCGATAACGAAAATTATTTGAGTTATATAGTAACCTTCCGTAGCAAAAGTGTTTTTACTGGCTGGATTGCAACCGATTATGTCCGTTTATTGCAGCCCTTCGATCCGACAAATTCAGGACAGCAAACGCTATCGACCGGAACCGAACATTACTGGACAGCCTGGGGAACTCAGTTTGTGTCGAAACCACAAAGTGTATTCACCTACGGGTTTTCGTCACGCTACGGTGGTTATTATGCCGATGGAACCCGGCTGAATCTGACTGCTGACATAGGCTATCGGTTTCAACCGTACGTCAGTCTGGCGGCAAGTGCGAATTACAACGACATTCGCCTGCCTCAGCCCTGGGGTCATACTACCTTCTGGCTTGTTGGCCCCCGTTTCGACCTGACGCTCACTAACAAGCTCTACTTAACCACATTTGTGCAATACAACGAACAGCAAAAAAACATGAACGTCAATGCACGCGTTCAATGGCGTTACAAGCCCGCATCCGATTTTTTCCTGGTTTATACCGACAATTATTTACCCAATTCGGCGCAGATCGGACAGGATGTACCGGGCTTTCTTTCGGTTAAGAACCGGGCTCTGGTTCTCAAATGGACCTATTGGTGGAACCTCTGA
- a CDS encoding DUF3782 domain-containing protein — METTTNFEDIRQILREVAENQKETDRITRHNAKMIGDLGNKFGSFTEGMAFPSMEKVLRKQFGITTITTNYKTEYGSDSLEVDVLGIANGDVNTVVLVEVKSHLKERDIEQLLKNLDRFRRFHPEYARKKLYGILACVQGAKEVKDKAMDAGLFVASIHDEVFELKSPAYFIPTNF, encoded by the coding sequence ATGGAAACAACAACTAATTTTGAGGATATTCGCCAGATTCTACGCGAAGTGGCAGAAAATCAGAAAGAAACAGATCGAATAACGAGGCATAATGCCAAAATGATTGGCGATTTAGGGAACAAGTTTGGTTCGTTTACGGAAGGTATGGCGTTTCCATCAATGGAAAAAGTGCTTCGAAAACAGTTCGGAATAACAACCATTACCACCAATTATAAAACGGAATATGGGTCTGATTCGCTGGAGGTTGATGTGTTAGGTATCGCTAATGGAGATGTCAATACCGTTGTTTTAGTGGAGGTCAAAAGCCATCTGAAAGAACGTGATATTGAGCAGTTGCTTAAAAACCTGGATCGTTTTCGGCGGTTTCACCCCGAATATGCCCGTAAAAAATTATATGGTATTTTAGCCTGCGTGCAGGGGGCTAAAGAGGTAAAAGATAAAGCCATGGATGCAGGACTTTTTGTTGCGTCTATTCACGATGAAGTATTTGAACTCAAAAGTCCTGCTTATTTCATCCCAACGAACTTCTGA